Part of the Hemiscyllium ocellatum isolate sHemOce1 chromosome 30, sHemOce1.pat.X.cur, whole genome shotgun sequence genome is shown below.
AATCTTTCTCCAAGTTATGTACTCTATTGATTTGCAAATATATTGCAAAGTGAGAATCTAACATGGATGACAATTCAAAGAATCCCAGCCTTTCATTGTAGGCTCCAGCCCAAGGACATTATTAGCATAATCTCATTAATCTTCTACAAAATAAGGATTTATAATTATCACTTGCCTTGCTTTCctctgagctgagctgagctgagctgaaccAGTTCCAATCAGCCCAAGCCAGTGGCTAGGGCTCAGGCTACTTCAGTTTACAAGCTGCTGTTTTTATATGTGAGAAGCCCATGGCCAATAATGCATCATCAGAAGTCCTTCCAGTGAAGTACAGGtatttttaatcagcctgttcagggatgttatgacacacctctggagcagtgggacttgaaactgggTCTTCTAGTCTAgaggtagacaatagacaataggtgcaggagtaggccattcagcccttcgagcctgcaccgccattcaatatgatcatggctgatcattcctaattagtatccccttcctgccttatctcaataactcttgattccactatctttgagagctctatccaactctttcttaaacgaatccagagactgggcctccactgccctctggggcagagcattccacacagccaccactctctgcgtgaagaagtttctcctcatctctgtcctaaatggtctaccccgtatttttaagctgtatcctctggttcggcactcacccatccgcggaaacatgtttcctgctgccagtgtgtccaatcctttcataatcttatgtctcaatcagatcccctctcagtcttctaaactcaaggggatacaagcccagtcacttcagtctttcagtgtaaggcaatcccgccattccaggaattgacctcgtgaacctacgctgcactccctcaatagccagaatgtctttcctcaaatttggagaccagaacagcacacagtactccaggtgtggtctcaccagggccctgtacagctgcagaagcacctctttgcttctatgttcaatttctcttgttatgaaggccagcatgctattagccttcttcgctACCTgccgtacctgcatgcttaccttcattgactggtgtacaagaacacccagatctctctgtactgcccctttacctaaattgactccattgaggtagtaatctgccttcctgttcttgccaccaaagtggataaccgtagatttatccacattaaactgcatctgccatacatctgcccactcacctaacttgtccaggtcaccctgtaatctcctaacatcctcatcacatttcaccctaccacccagcttagtatcatcagcaaatttgctaatgttattgctgataacatcttctatatcattaacatatattgtaaaaagctgcggtcccagcactgatcactgcggtactccactggtcactgcctgccattccgaaatggagccgtttaccactaccctttgtttcctatcagccaaccaattttcaatccaatctagtactttgcccccaataccatgcgccctaattttactcactaacctcctgtgtgggattttatcaaaagctttctgaaagtccagttacgctacatctactggatctccctcgtccatcttcagagttacatcctcaaaaaaattcaagaagattagtcaagcatgatttccccttcataaatccatgctgactctgtcctatcctgttactactatccagatgtgccgtaatttaatcctttataatagactccagcatctttcccaacacggaggtcagactaactggtctataatttcctgctttctctctcccacctttcttaaaaagtggtataacattagccaccttccattcctcaggaaccgaccccgaatctattgaactctagaaaataatcaccaacgcatccacggtttcccgagccacctccttcagtaccctgggatgtagaccatcaggccccggagacttatcaaccttcagacctaacagtctctccaacaccaaatcctggcaaatatagattcccttaagttcaggttcttcagccactgttacctcagggagattgcttgtgtcttccccagtgaacacagatctgaagtacccatttaattcttctgccatttctttgttccctgtaatatattcccctgtttctgtcttcaagggcccaattttagtcctaaccattttttttgccttgcacatacttaaaaaagcttttactatcctcctttatattattggcagtttaccttcatacctcatttttcctctgcgtatttccttcttagtaaacctctgttgctctttaaaagcttcccagtcctcagttttcccacttatctttgctatgttatactttttctcttttaactttatatgtttcttaacttccctcgtcggCCATggctgcccatgcctcctcctgggatctttcttccttttaggaatgaaccgatcctgcaacttctgcattatacacagaaatatccaccattgttcctccacggtcatccctgctaaggtattgcatcattgaactttggccagctcctccctcatagctccatagttccctttattcaacagaagtactgtcacttccaactgtaccctctccccctcaaattgcagattgaagcttaatgtattatggtcactacttcccaatggctccttcacttcgaggtctctgaccaattctggttcgatgcacaataccagatccagaattgccttctccctggttggctccagcaccagctgctccaagaatccatctctgaggcactccacaaagtatctttcttgaggtccaataccatcctgattctcccagtctacctgcatgttaaaatcccccataacaactgtagtaacatctttgcgacaggccaatttcagctcctgattcatcttacatccgacatccagactactgtttgggggcctgtagatgattctcaagagggtctttttacccttagtattttgcagctctatccacactgactctgcatCCCCTGACTCTAGTTCCCCCGCGCAAGGAAccgaatatcctcccttaccaacaaggacaccccaccccctctgcccatcagtctgtccttacgatagcacatgtcgtcttgaatattcatttcccaagcCCTGTCCactcccactgcaccacaagagcttcttgaaattgttctttttttttcaaagtccACAGAATACTTTACCCAATTTTCTCCATCTTTGTCCTTGAACTATCTGTCATTATGGTGTATTTATCCTATATAAGTGGTTTACAGTTTCTATGTATGGTACTCACATCTACACCTTTTTAACATGAAGTATACTGTGCAAAATTTAGAATTCAGACTAGCCTTTATAGAATTAGCAAATTTAGTTGATTTTTCTAGTGTTACAGTCTGGAATATATGAAGAGTGGAAATTATTTCATTCCCAAGATGAACTGTGGCCAGAATCTTCTCATTCAACTACATAGACCAAGGACTGATCTGGTCCTTCCAGCAGTTTTGAAAGACTGTCAGACAAACTATGTAACAGATGCTGCAACACCATACTTAAGTGTCCTGTTTATGACAACTCCCAACTAAACAGTGCCACTGAGGAAAAGAATGGCACATTTACATTCACAAAACTGTCTTATTTCCAGGGAAAAGGATGGAGCAACAATGTACTGGGGTGCACTGTACCTCTTCATCTTCATCATTGGAGCATCTTTTATCTTTGCAAACATTATGGTTGCCGCAGTGACTTCAAACCTGGAGCAAGCAATGATAGAGCAAGAGGAGAAGAGGCATACTTTGACTGACGATACATCTCTAATGCCTGAGGTATGACTTGAGCCAAGAAGCAAAAATACTTCTGGTGCAGCACTAACATAGAACAGTAGTTCCTAGTGCAGAGCTCTGAGATCAAATTCTATGATTTggggtgctggtgttagactgagctgtacaaagttaaaaatcacacgacaccaggttatagtccaacaggtttcattggaagccctagctttcggagcattgctccttcatcagctaatgCTTCCAAACGAATCAAATTCTATGTATGATTCCTGTGTGAAATATGATTAGCCATCTGTCTTTAGTTTAAAACTGACATACGCACAAAATTTTTTCTAACTTAGTGCTAGGTGCAAACCTTTTTCAAAATAGCAATGTGGATCATAGGAGTGGAAAACAGAAAAAATGTCTAACTGCACAATATGGGACCGAGAAATTCTGATCAGAATCAAAAACTCCATTTCTAACCCTGATTGAAAAACATcaatctcaaaacttgctaaaaaCCAATGCATTCTCTCATTTAGATTACTTTTGGGTGTGTAAAGTCAGTGGCTGAAGCACATTGTTGCAAGAAAATTCAGAGGCTTCACCTTGCAAGTTTATTATTGCAATTGAATTTATTCCATTCCTTGTCACTAATATGCTTCACCTTGATGATCTTGCATTGTTATATTATGGTGTAATGCTACAGGAGAGTAGAACAGTATTATTCATGAATTTTATCTTGTTCCTGTCATCAGAAGGGCAGAAGTTGTTAAATGCGACAGTGTGTTCTGCTTCGGTTGAGTCAGTGGCAATCACAGCCAAAGTAAGGTCACTGTTATCCTAGTGAGCCATGGGTTGCTCCTTCAGTACAGAGAAAtgactggtgatgatttaacTTGAGGGAGGCCACACTTCAGGTAGGGgaggaggttgagaaggagagtccttcattgtaacctcagctagtgtaggaattgaacccacactactGCCAATACTCTGCAATGCAAGCCTtctgttcagccaactgagctaaccaacactTGAAAATCACAACCCCCCCTGAAATGTAAAGTGCAACATCTGCACAGGTCAAACAGCACTAACAATAGCTATATGAGCAACTATAGGGCTTCCCTAAACAAACTGATCAAGGGACAAAGTAAGCTTCACCAAAAAAAAAGCCGATTGGAACTCCAGTCAACCAAGAAGGATTATAGTGGTTGGTATGTTATGTGACTACTTCAGGCATGCTCTTATTTGAATAGTAACAGTCTGGGTGCAAAATCAAAAATTTGTCCCCTTTGATATAGAAATCTTTTAATGTACGTATATTTTTTATCAAGATTTTGAGATCATTTTAAATTAATCACTAAAATTATTATTGTTGAAAGAGAAGCTATATTTGCATGTTTAGATGGAATGTAATAGTTGTTTCAATTGCCTCATTCGCATATGGTGGGAGGTGACTGATCAGAATGAGACAGCTCAGGGCTCTTGAATAGTGAGGTGTTATTTCTGCGGATATTAACAGATATTATCAGTGGTCTTTGACAATTTCTCAGCTCAGGATGTTCACCTGTTTACAGAAACAGATGATTGCTAAACCACCAATACCTTTGAGTTTTCTGTTGGCAGATATTTCGGTTTTATGTTTTGACTGTTGATTGacagttgctgaaaatgtgttgctggttaaagcacagcaggtcaggcagcatccaaggaacaggaaattcgacatttcaggccagagcccttcatccgaGCCAGagctctcctcatttctgatgaagggctctggcccgaaacgtcgaatttcctattccttggatgctgcctgacctgctgtgctttaaccagcaacacattttcagctctgatctccagcatctgcagacctcactttttacctgttGATTGACACTCAGAGAAATATGCATCATTTGTCCAATTTAGAGTTAGTTATCTTTTCAAGCTAACCACCTTGTCAGTGTTCTGGGCTGCTAACATTGGCTCAGCCTTAGTGTTATTAAGGTTAATAAAACATGGCTTCTTTTATTAGTTTACAATCAGGAATTAAATTTCAGTTTGTAATTTTAATGAATTGGCAGTTATTTTACTGTTTAACTTGTCATGTAATAATCTTTACTCAAATATTATGGTCAAAGCCATGTCGTCGGAAAGCAATTTATCTTCCAAAGTCTGAGAAGACATCAGACAGCTGACAAAGATCCCAGTGAGCAAGTTACATTTCAGCTCCTGAGCACTGCAGTGTTACTAGATATTGCATCTATACAGGCAAATTGCATTTCATAGGGAGCaatcaatcatttatataacaatTATTTGTACTAAGAGTAAGAAAATTAACACGATTTAAAATGGTAACTTAGttatttttcagaaaaaaaatcaatttctgtTTCTAGTTACCAACCACAGCTTTTATTATAAAGTAATTATTAACATCATAAATTATAGAATAAGATACACACTTCTGAATTTAGCATTTAAATCCACCTCAGTGAGTACATATTTCAGGGGACACAAGGCCTAGTGATACGATCACTGGACTGTTAGTCCAGAGGCCTAAGTAATGTTCTGGATTTGAATtgcaccatagcagatggtgggatttgaattgaataaaaatctggaatgaagagtctagtGATctccatgaatccattgtcaattgttggggaaaTACCTGTCTtgttcacttatgtcctttaaGGGAAGGACATGCTGACTCCTGAATTGCCATCTGGgcatttaggaatgggcaataaatgctggcctagccagtgatgccctgatcccatgaatgaataaaaaatgatgGGAATATATTCAAGCCCCAACACACCTAGGGTCATCATGAAAATTAAAGATTTCACAAAGTTACTCAATGTCCCCAGTTTTCTTGTTAGATAAACTCCAAGATTTGGTAGTTTACAAGAGTCTTCTTATTACAAAGAAATCTATTTTAATGGTAGGCAAATAAACCTCTTAATTATCAACATTTAAGTCTACTAGCCGAACCTGTAATCCCCTTCTTAAAACCTTATGATCACATATTACAACCGAAAAGCATGGATGCTGTAGATTGTGGGAAAAATACTGGTGGAAGGCAATTCAGTAGCACCAGTCTACAGGATTCGACAAGGTATCTTATTGTTTTCTCCACAATCTTCAGGTTTCTTATTCTTTCCAAGttcttccatttctttcctgcaGACATAGGGCTATTTGCATACTCATTCAGTGTTTCAGTCACTGGTTAGAAGCAACAGCTTATAGTCAGTGGAAGAAGTAATCTTCCACATCATGGTTACTTCACTGCAGGGAAAAGGTGATGCTGACTTCTGCAGTATGGAGACGTCTACCGCTGTATTGTTAACTCGCTCTCTGTTCATCTGTCCAGGAGCTATTCCGAGTGTTATCATATAATAACCCCTGGCCTCCACAATTGTTCCTGATTGTATAAACCAATCAATACTGTCTCTGGGAGAAGCACATGCTCATGGTGCTCTTGGCCATCCTCCCACACTGCTTAAACAAAGCAATACTGTAAATACAACGCAAAATGAGTTCCAGTAAACTGTTTTTAAAAGTGCAGCAACTCCTTCAACAGCTCTTGCTTTAAAGTAGTCCTTTTCCCATTTTTGGtccaagattttaaaaaataaaaagggATTACAAATTTCATGGTAAGTCATCTATCATGTAATTGATAGAATTTGTTGATATAAATTATTAACCCAGGTTTCATTTTTGCCTGTACATCTTACTTTAATTTTAGATTTATCCTAGAGGTAAACGTCCCTTTAATACTATGCTGTGAAATTCTTTATTTCAGTTGAAAGATGAGGGCGAATCAGGGCCTAGGATGCGCTTGATCCATGTACAAGACTGTATCAGGCAGATCATCATGGCTCACAAACAGCAACCAATGAAGTACAGCTCTCTGGAAAATCTCAATCTCACAACATACGAGGAATTCTGTCTAGTGCTTGAAGCTATCCAGAGGAACATCATGCACTATAAGCAGATTCGCCTTGAGCTCAATAGGTGGATACTACTTCTGTGGTTTATAACATGTAATGCAAGCAGCTTCACTCTGACCCAATGGAGCATGAGTTGCTTTGCTCGCTCCAACTGAGAGCATCGTTTACTTTCAGTTTGGTCAACCACAGTGAAAATTAGATTGGACCTTCGCTCCCATGTATGTAGTGTGGTTCCAGGATAGAGTCAGGCCTGCTGCACTACAGATGTGCAAATAGCCACAAGGATTGTTGAgtgctgaaggatctgtttaAAAGGCATCATGGTTTGAACATTTTCTATTAAGTTTTAACCCACCCCACCCACTTTGAATGCAACCTTCATGACCCCATGCCAGCTCATGCTCACCCTTTACCCAGCCCTTGGGCCCTTATAGTCCCAAATGAACATAATATCAACTTTGCCAACCTGCTCAGTACCCCTAGTCCTTAAACTCATCTTTTCAACTCATCCAACGTCCATCATGAACTGAACTCAGAAGGCATGTTGTAGTTGAATAAAATAAAGGTCTAAATATCTATTAAAGCCTTCACcatgtttaaaaaaagtttccATTCATGAAAACCTATTCAAACTTTTAAATGTCCTTGCGTTATTAAGccctcattaaaaaaaactattcattACTGCACATCAGAGACTACTAATCTCTAAATAATCTTTTTGAGCTGTTAATAAAAGTGAATTTATGACCTGCTGCTGAGATAATTATAGCTTGTGAGAAACTGCCAGGCATTCATGATATAATGATAGCCCTTGGAGTAGTGTGAACAAACAGCAGCTTAACTAGCAGAACAAAGTTTTATGCAGTATCACAGGCATGCTGTTTCCATTTTCAAAGGTTCTGTGTTTAAATAACTTCACATCATGACAGTTTTATAGATCTTGTCAGTCGTCCAAGAAATAATGTTAACTGTAAAAGTCCTTGTCTCCCACTCTGTGGGTTTAAGCTCTTGCTACCGCATAAAATGATTTGAACTCTTGTAAATTCAAATGGCCCTGCTGAGTTCAAGTTTCCTTAATGTGAGTCACACTATGCTCCCTTCCCCAATCAGCCAGAATTGAATGTCAGAAATCACAGCATAACTTCGACCCTGAATGCTGCTCACCATTTTTAAGGGCCCATGGAGTGTCTACAGCTTTGTGAAAATCTGGATTTTCACATCACTCTATTCCACCAAGTAAATTGCTCACTGACCCACCACAACCTGGTTACTGTCACTCACTTTTTGCAGTGTCACTGTCATTCTGATCCGCTACTCGGAGTTACATCATTTGAGTTATGGTCAACACCCCCATCCACAGTGTAAGTTATGGGTATTCATTCACCTAACCTCATGTAAATTACTGTTACTCTCTCAAccgtctccccacccccatctccagtGTGAATTACTATCAGTCTGATCCATCACAGTGTATGTTGCTGGCACTGTGACCCACTCAATATGAATTACTGTCGGTCACTTTCACCTACCGTGTAAGTTATATTTACTCTCACTAAGCCATATATTCCTGCAGCATGAATTATAGTCACTGTCCTGATCCTCAGCATGTGTTGCATCTGGTGCATTTAATTATTATTTTGGTTTTTCTATTCAGCATTGTAAAAGAGCTACGTGATATTTTATTTAACCGTGAGCAACAAAAGCAGATTATGCATCATGAGAAAAGGATACTGGATGTGACTGAGGCTCTACTCACCAATGATATGCCAACATTCAAAAAGAAGGAAATGCTCAGCAATTTGTTGGTAATGGAAAAGGTAAAAATCTTAGCATTATGCAGTGCCTGTTACTTGTAGACCCCACAGAATTCTTTAGTCATGTGCTTGATTCACCTTGCTGGCAGCTGTTGTTTTATTGTTTGTATTTTCTTATTTGCACCTTAAGTAATTCGACAAGTTCAGGCCAAACTGGGCCGAGCAGCCAACAGGTTGTCATTTGTAATCTATGTTTTATATTATAGAGACTAAGCTGGACTATCAACTTATATAATGTGACTACTATTGCACTTTAGAATAATTTGCAGTGAATTACTCAGCACCTGACTCCCTAATGCCTTTCTATCCTCTATAAGGCACAAGACAGGACTGTAATACGGTCCATATGGCTGATTGGTTTAGCAGCAACAGGTCATAAGGTGTTTGGAACTATCCAAAACAAAGCAGTCATTTGatgtttttgtgattttttttccccatcacaCTTAAACTCTTAAaaagtgtttggtttaattagcctCTCATCCATGAAGTTAACCTTCTGGCACCTGCCCACCTTGCATTCAGTAtaggtatttttaatcaatttgttcaaGTGTGTTATGACATGTTACTGGGGCAGCTGGATCTTCTGACACAGTGAACACGActactgtgagaaagtgaggattgcacatGCCGGAGATCAGAATAtggggtgctgaaaaagcacaaccggtccgccagcatctgacgagcaggagaatcaatatttcgagcataaactcttcatcaggaatgaggtcccacttctgatgaagagctaatgctcgaaatgtcaattctcctgctgctcagatgctgcctaaccggctgtgtttctccagcgGCATACTCTTAACTCTACTACTGTGACACagttattctttcatgagatgacGGTATCACTCATCAGTCTGGCATTTATTGCGTATGCCTAATTGTTCTTTAACTGAATGGCCACtaaacagtcaaccacattgattgGCTTCAGTTTGTACTAACCACAGGCTGCACTGCAACTACACATGAAGTATTTTTCAATAGAAtctcccaaacccacaaccttAGATGATGGCAGCAGATGCATAGTGGAATACTATCACATCCAAGTCAGACATCTAATTTAGATATATATCACATTACGTAATTGTTACTGGAATAAATCCTGAAATTTCCTACCATCAGCATTGTGAGAGCACTTTACAACATGGACCattgtggttcaagaaagcacatcaccaccttttcaaggcaaCTAGGAAACAGCAAAAATACCAGTCTTGCTAGCAAAGCCCACATcctgaaaaataattttaaaaataagttaaac
Proteins encoded:
- the LOC132830096 gene encoding cation channel sperm-associated protein 4-like, producing the protein MDSGYSGRVLRALRMVRSLAAIQGLAIMVQVIIQSVSDMANVIFLLILITLVFAVFGVIIFSTEVPESFGSLEKAMFSLFICITQDGWVQIYEQFVEKDGATMYWGALYLFIFIIGASFIFANIMVAAVTSNLEQAMIEQEEKRHTLTDDTSLMPELKDEGESGPRMRLIHVQDCIRQIIMAHKQQPMKYSSLENLNLTTYEEFCLVLEAIQRNIMHYKQIRLELNSIVKELRDILFNREQQKQIMHHEKRILDVTEALLTNDMPTFKKKEMLSNLLVMEKQVRRVNNSNTGSSLYSRASDIPQSSSHIIRHVPDN